Proteins found in one Bacillus subtilis subsp. subtilis str. 168 genomic segment:
- the yfhP gene encoding putative membrane hydrolase (Evidence 3: Putative function from multiple computational evidences; PubMedId: 10463184, 10524235, 15849754, 16850406, 24237659; Product type e: enzyme) — MDTGTHVVMGIALGGIATLDPVVGSDPAMAHAVMIATLAGSQAPDIDTVLKLKNNAVYIRNHRGFTHSIPAVLFWSVIIPAILYLFYPQADFLHLWLWTLLAVVLHVFVDIFNAYGTQAIRPFSKKWVALGLINTFDPFIFISHLAAIAIWYAGGSPGITFLSLYIILVGYYLVRLIMQLRIKRKLHEMIHDEIESIIISPTMKFRQWRIAVTTAHAFYVGRSMEGHVVILDTFNRVPVPETDVMHAAKQDDNIAAFLSFSPVYRWEVDTFKDHYEVRFIDLRYRSKGHYPFVAIVHIGHDLTIRSSYTGWIFSEEKLQKKLKLGSI; from the coding sequence ATGGATACGGGCACACATGTCGTTATGGGCATCGCACTGGGCGGTATTGCGACGCTTGATCCTGTTGTCGGATCAGATCCGGCAATGGCTCACGCTGTTATGATCGCAACGCTTGCGGGCTCTCAGGCTCCGGATATTGATACTGTGTTAAAGCTTAAAAACAATGCTGTTTATATAAGGAATCACAGAGGATTTACCCATTCAATTCCCGCCGTTTTGTTTTGGTCTGTCATCATCCCGGCGATTCTGTATTTATTTTATCCTCAGGCCGATTTTCTGCACCTGTGGCTGTGGACACTGCTGGCAGTCGTTCTGCATGTCTTTGTTGATATATTCAACGCCTATGGAACACAAGCCATTCGTCCGTTTTCGAAAAAATGGGTTGCGCTCGGGCTGATTAATACGTTTGATCCGTTTATTTTTATCAGCCATCTGGCAGCTATCGCGATTTGGTATGCAGGCGGGAGTCCCGGCATCACGTTTCTCAGCTTATATATCATATTGGTAGGCTACTACTTGGTGCGCCTGATCATGCAGCTGAGAATTAAACGGAAGCTTCATGAGATGATTCATGATGAGATCGAAAGCATTATTATTTCTCCAACGATGAAATTCAGGCAATGGCGAATCGCAGTGACGACAGCACATGCTTTCTATGTAGGAAGAAGCATGGAAGGACATGTCGTGATTCTGGATACATTTAATCGGGTGCCTGTTCCTGAAACCGATGTAATGCATGCGGCAAAGCAGGATGATAACATCGCGGCGTTTCTGTCCTTTTCTCCGGTATACCGGTGGGAAGTGGATACGTTTAAAGATCATTATGAGGTGAGATTTATCGACCTGCGTTATCGGAGCAAAGGCCATTATCCGTTTGTCGCAATTGTTCATATCGGCCATGATCTCACGATTCGTTCATCCTATACGGGATGGATATTCAGCGAAGAAAAACTTCAGAAAAAATTAAAGCTCGGCTCTATATAG
- the perR gene encoding transcriptional regulator (Fur family) (Evidence 1a: Function from experimental evidences in the studied strain; PubMedId: 1580225, 16541078, 16925555, 22194458, 27935957, 22720735; Product type r : regulator) — MAAHELKEALETLKETGVRITPQRHAILEYLVNSMAHPTADDIYKALEGKFPNMSVATVYNNLRVFRESGLVKELTYGDASSRFDFVTSDHYHAICENCGKIVDFHYPGLDEVEQLAAHVTGFKVSHHRLEIYGVCQECSKKENH, encoded by the coding sequence ATGGCTGCACATGAACTAAAAGAAGCCTTAGAAACGTTGAAGGAAACCGGAGTTCGCATTACTCCTCAACGTCATGCGATTCTGGAATATCTCGTTAACTCTATGGCTCATCCAACAGCGGACGATATATATAAAGCTCTGGAAGGGAAATTTCCTAACATGAGCGTAGCGACGGTATATAACAATTTGCGTGTGTTCCGGGAATCAGGTTTGGTAAAAGAGCTCACATACGGTGATGCTTCCAGCAGATTCGATTTTGTCACATCCGATCACTATCACGCGATTTGCGAAAACTGCGGTAAAATTGTGGACTTCCACTACCCGGGCCTTGATGAAGTGGAGCAGCTCGCTGCCCACGTCACGGGCTTCAAGGTAAGCCACCACCGTTTAGAAATTTACGGCGTCTGCCAAGAGTGTTCGAAAAAAGAAAATCATTAA
- the bcp gene encoding peroxiredoxin with versatile activity (Evidence 2a: Function from experimental evidences in other organisms; PubMedId: 10644761, 11349039, 12950915, 21910476, 26723255; Product type e: enzyme), whose amino-acid sequence MTIEIGQKAPDLELKGDHGETVKLSDYKGKYIVLYFYPKDMTPGCTTEACDFRDSHESFAELDAVIIGVSPDSQEKHGKFKEKHNLPFLLLVDDEHKLAEAFDVWKLKKNFGKEYMGIERSTFLIDKEGRLIKEWRKVKVKDHVAEALQTLKDMSEK is encoded by the coding sequence ATGACTATAGAAATCGGACAAAAAGCGCCTGATCTTGAGTTAAAAGGTGATCATGGGGAAACAGTAAAATTATCGGATTATAAAGGAAAGTACATCGTGCTTTATTTTTATCCAAAGGACATGACACCGGGATGTACAACTGAAGCATGCGATTTTCGGGACAGTCACGAAAGCTTCGCCGAACTGGATGCCGTCATTATCGGCGTCAGCCCGGACAGCCAGGAAAAACACGGAAAATTTAAAGAGAAGCATAACCTTCCATTTCTGCTTCTTGTTGATGACGAGCATAAGCTGGCGGAAGCATTTGATGTGTGGAAGCTGAAGAAAAACTTCGGAAAAGAGTATATGGGAATCGAGCGTTCCACTTTTTTAATTGATAAAGAAGGCCGGCTCATTAAAGAATGGAGAAAAGTAAAAGTAAAGGACCATGTAGCCGAAGCGCTTCAAACCCTCAAAGATATGTCTGAAAAGTAA
- the ygaD gene encoding putative ABC transporter (ATP-binding protein) (Evidence 3: Putative function from multiple computational evidences; Product type t: transporter), with the protein MGVMKRYMQFVKPYKKQIFVTVLIGIVKFSIPLALPLLLKYVVDDIIQGGGTASDKTTSLFTIMAIMFALFLILRPPVEYYRQYFAQWTASKVLYDIRAKLFDHIQKLSLRFYANTRTGEVISRVINDVEQTKDFVITGLMNIWLDMLTILIVISIMLTLDVKLTLISIVLFPLYGISVKYFYGRLRKLTRERSQALAQVQGHLHERIQGMPVIRSFAIEDHEQAQFNEKNGHFLDKAIRHTNWNAKTFAVVNTITDLAPLIVIACAGYFVINGPLTVGTMVAFVGYIDRMYNPVRRLINSSTTLTQSIASMDRVFEFIDEPYELTDKPNAIKADQIRGGVEFQNVSFQYEKDKENILHDVSLKVNRGETVALVGMSGGGKSTLVSLIPRFYDVTSGRLLIDGTDIRDYEARSLRNQVGMVLQDTFLFSETIRENIAIGKPDATLEEIIEAAKAANAHEFIMSFPEGYETRVGERGVKLSGGQKQRISIARVFLKNPPLLILDEATSALDLESEHYIQEAMDKLAKDRTTFVVAHRLSTITHADKIVVMENGTIIEIGTHDELMDYESQYKHLFTIQNLN; encoded by the coding sequence GTGGGGGTTATGAAACGCTACATGCAATTCGTCAAACCTTATAAGAAGCAAATTTTCGTTACAGTGTTAATCGGGATCGTAAAATTCTCCATTCCGCTTGCTCTCCCATTGCTTCTGAAGTACGTAGTTGACGACATTATTCAAGGAGGCGGCACGGCCAGTGACAAAACCACGTCATTGTTCACGATTATGGCGATCATGTTCGCCTTATTTTTAATTTTGCGCCCGCCTGTTGAATATTACCGGCAATATTTTGCCCAGTGGACTGCCAGCAAGGTGCTTTATGATATAAGAGCTAAGCTGTTTGACCATATACAAAAACTGAGCCTTCGTTTTTACGCGAATACAAGAACAGGGGAAGTCATTTCCCGAGTGATTAATGATGTAGAACAAACAAAGGATTTCGTCATCACAGGGCTGATGAATATATGGCTCGATATGCTGACGATTTTGATTGTAATCTCTATCATGCTCACACTGGACGTTAAATTAACGCTGATCTCTATCGTTTTATTCCCATTATACGGAATATCAGTGAAGTATTTTTACGGCCGTTTACGAAAGCTGACAAGGGAGCGCTCACAGGCTCTTGCTCAAGTGCAGGGGCATTTGCATGAACGCATTCAAGGCATGCCTGTCATCAGAAGCTTTGCGATAGAAGATCATGAACAGGCTCAATTTAATGAGAAAAACGGTCATTTCTTAGATAAAGCCATCCGCCACACGAATTGGAACGCGAAAACCTTTGCGGTCGTTAATACCATTACAGATTTGGCGCCGCTCATCGTCATAGCGTGCGCCGGGTATTTTGTCATTAATGGACCGCTGACAGTCGGAACAATGGTCGCGTTTGTCGGATATATTGACAGAATGTACAACCCTGTTAGAAGGCTGATCAATTCCTCTACAACTTTGACACAGTCAATCGCATCAATGGACAGGGTGTTTGAATTTATTGACGAGCCCTATGAACTCACTGACAAACCAAATGCGATAAAGGCCGATCAGATTCGCGGAGGAGTGGAGTTTCAAAACGTTTCGTTTCAATATGAGAAGGACAAAGAAAATATTCTTCATGATGTATCCTTAAAAGTAAATAGAGGAGAAACTGTAGCTCTCGTCGGCATGAGCGGAGGAGGAAAATCAACGCTCGTCAGCCTGATCCCAAGATTTTATGATGTAACAAGCGGCAGACTGCTGATTGATGGGACGGATATTCGCGATTATGAAGCAAGAAGCCTTCGCAACCAGGTTGGTATGGTGCTTCAAGATACCTTTTTATTTAGTGAAACGATTCGGGAAAATATCGCGATCGGCAAGCCTGATGCCACACTTGAAGAGATAATCGAAGCCGCCAAAGCTGCAAATGCCCATGAATTTATCATGAGTTTTCCAGAAGGATATGAGACCCGGGTGGGGGAACGAGGCGTTAAGCTTTCAGGCGGACAAAAGCAGCGGATCTCAATTGCGCGGGTATTCCTGAAAAATCCGCCGCTCCTCATTTTAGATGAAGCTACATCAGCTCTGGATTTGGAAAGTGAGCATTACATTCAAGAAGCGATGGACAAACTGGCGAAGGATAGAACAACTTTTGTTGTCGCCCACCGTTTATCGACAATCACCCATGCGGATAAGATTGTTGTCATGGAAAACGGGACAATCATTGAAATCGGAACCCATGATGAACTCATGGACTATGAGAGCCAATACAAGCACTTATTTACCATTCAAAATTTGAACTAA
- the fabL gene encoding enoyl-acyl carrier protein reductase III (Evidence 1a: Function from experimental evidences in the studied strain; PubMedId: 11007778, 12440970, 17329825, 21185310; Product type e: enzyme): MEQNKCALVTGSSRGVGKAAAIRLAENGYNIVINYARSKKAALETAEEIEKLGVKVLVVKANVGQPAKIKEMFQQIDETFGRLDVFVNNAASGVLRPVMELEETHWDWTMNINAKALLFCAQEAAKLMEKNGGGHIVSISSLGSIRYLENYTTVGVSKAALEALTRYLAVELSPKQIIVNAVSGGAIDTDALKHFPNREDLLEDARQNTPAGRMVEIKDMVDTVEFLVSSKADMIRGQTIIVDGGRSLLV, encoded by the coding sequence ATGGAACAAAATAAATGTGCACTCGTAACAGGAAGCAGCCGCGGTGTCGGAAAAGCGGCCGCGATCAGACTTGCTGAGAACGGCTATAACATCGTCATTAACTATGCACGCAGCAAAAAAGCAGCATTAGAAACAGCGGAAGAAATCGAAAAGCTTGGCGTTAAAGTGCTTGTCGTAAAAGCAAACGTAGGACAGCCTGCAAAAATCAAAGAAATGTTTCAGCAAATTGATGAAACGTTCGGCAGACTTGATGTTTTTGTCAATAATGCCGCTTCAGGAGTACTAAGACCTGTCATGGAATTAGAAGAAACACACTGGGACTGGACGATGAACATTAATGCGAAAGCATTGCTTTTCTGCGCTCAGGAAGCTGCCAAGCTAATGGAGAAGAACGGTGGCGGGCATATTGTCAGCATTAGTTCATTAGGCTCTATCCGCTATCTTGAAAACTACACCACGGTCGGTGTATCAAAAGCAGCGTTAGAGGCTTTAACCCGTTATCTTGCCGTTGAGCTTTCACCAAAACAAATTATCGTCAATGCTGTTTCAGGCGGAGCGATCGACACAGATGCGCTGAAGCACTTCCCGAATAGAGAAGATCTGCTTGAGGATGCGCGCCAAAATACGCCGGCGGGACGCATGGTCGAAATTAAAGACATGGTTGATACTGTGGAGTTTCTAGTGTCTTCCAAGGCTGACATGATCCGCGGACAGACAATTATCGTTGACGGCGGACGCTCACTGCTCGTTTAA
- the yfhS gene encoding conserved protein related to sporulation (Evidence 4: Unknown function but conserved in other organisms; PubMedId: 10463184): MYVGRDMSELNMVSKKDWKNSELAYFHHAFQQIMPYLNEEGQSKYRELTQEIEARGGMKRNEADYSHGTRVSYD; encoded by the coding sequence ATGTATGTCGGACGTGATATGAGCGAATTGAACATGGTTTCCAAAAAAGATTGGAAGAACAGTGAACTCGCTTATTTTCATCATGCCTTTCAGCAAATTATGCCTTATTTGAACGAAGAAGGCCAATCAAAATACCGGGAATTAACGCAAGAAATTGAAGCGCGCGGCGGAATGAAGCGCAATGAAGCGGACTACAGCCACGGCACGCGCGTCTCTTACGATTAA
- the ygaC gene encoding putative RNA binding factor (Evidence 3: Putative function from multiple computational evidences; PubMedId: 19383706, 22333191; Product type f: factor), which translates to MGYPKEGETIQIHSYKHNGLIHRIWNETTILKSTEMCVIGANDRTMVTESDGRTWITREPAICYFHARQWFNVIGMLREDGVHYYCNISSPFAYDGEAIKYIDYDLDVKVFPDMTYNILDEDEYDDHRKAMNYPKEIDSILRDYLNTLLHWIHQRQGPFAPEFVDMWYERYLRYTK; encoded by the coding sequence ATGGGCTATCCCAAGGAAGGAGAAACCATTCAAATTCACAGCTATAAGCACAACGGGCTGATTCATAGAATTTGGAATGAGACAACAATCTTAAAAAGTACAGAAATGTGTGTCATCGGAGCCAATGACCGGACGATGGTAACCGAATCAGACGGCCGGACATGGATAACCAGAGAGCCCGCAATCTGTTATTTTCACGCAAGACAATGGTTTAATGTCATCGGGATGCTGAGGGAAGACGGGGTTCATTATTATTGCAACATCAGTTCTCCGTTTGCCTATGATGGCGAAGCAATTAAATATATTGATTATGACTTAGATGTTAAGGTTTTTCCTGACATGACCTACAATATTCTCGATGAAGACGAATATGATGATCATCGGAAAGCCATGAATTATCCAAAAGAAATCGACAGTATTTTAAGAGACTACTTAAATACGCTGCTCCATTGGATTCACCAGCGTCAGGGACCGTTTGCGCCCGAGTTTGTCGATATGTGGTATGAACGGTATTTGCGCTATACAAAATAA
- the mutY gene encoding A/G-specific adenine glycosylase or DNA-(apurinic or apyrimidinic site) lyase (Evidence 1a: Function from experimental evidences in the studied strain; PubMedId: 10463184, 20971907, 21954439, 27399782; Product type e: enzyme) has product MNVLEDKLKQKDIQQFRDDLISWFEREQRVLPWREDQDPYKVWVSEVMLQQTRVETVIPYFLRFVEQFPTVEALADADEEKVLKAWEGLGYYSRVRNLQSAVKEVKQEYGGIVPPDEKDFGGLKGVGPYTKGAVLSIAYNKPIPAVDGNVMRVMSRILSIWDDIAKPKTRTIFEDAIRAFISKEKPSEFNQGLMELGALICTPKSPSCLLCPVQQHCSAFEEGTERELPVKSKKKKPGIKTMAAIVLTDEDGQVYIHKRPSKGLLANLWEFPNLETQKGIKTEREQLIAFLENEYGIQADISDLQGVVEHVFTHLVWNISVFFGKVKQVSDTSKLKKVTKEELEQFAFPVSHQKIWKMAGEAAAISAAP; this is encoded by the coding sequence ATGAACGTACTTGAAGACAAATTAAAACAAAAAGACATACAGCAATTTCGCGATGATTTAATCTCATGGTTTGAACGAGAGCAGCGCGTTTTGCCGTGGAGAGAGGACCAAGATCCATATAAGGTGTGGGTATCTGAAGTGATGCTGCAGCAAACGAGAGTAGAGACAGTGATTCCTTACTTTCTCCGGTTTGTAGAACAATTCCCGACAGTGGAAGCGCTCGCTGATGCTGATGAAGAAAAGGTGCTGAAAGCATGGGAAGGGCTCGGCTATTATTCGCGAGTCAGAAACCTGCAAAGCGCGGTAAAAGAAGTGAAACAGGAATACGGCGGCATTGTTCCTCCAGACGAGAAAGATTTTGGCGGGTTAAAAGGCGTCGGCCCTTATACAAAGGGAGCGGTGCTCAGCATTGCCTACAATAAACCCATTCCCGCGGTTGACGGAAATGTGATGCGTGTCATGTCCAGGATTCTATCTATTTGGGATGATATTGCCAAACCAAAAACAAGAACGATCTTTGAAGACGCCATACGAGCTTTTATTTCCAAAGAAAAACCATCTGAATTTAATCAGGGCTTGATGGAGCTTGGAGCCTTGATCTGTACGCCAAAATCACCCTCATGCCTGCTTTGCCCGGTTCAGCAGCATTGCTCAGCATTTGAAGAAGGCACTGAACGGGAGCTTCCGGTAAAAAGCAAAAAGAAAAAGCCCGGGATCAAAACCATGGCCGCGATCGTACTGACTGATGAAGACGGACAAGTGTATATCCACAAACGGCCGTCTAAAGGTTTGCTCGCCAACCTGTGGGAATTCCCGAATCTTGAAACACAAAAAGGGATCAAAACTGAGCGTGAACAGCTCATTGCTTTCTTAGAAAACGAATATGGCATACAAGCTGATATCAGTGATCTGCAAGGTGTAGTCGAGCATGTTTTCACCCACCTGGTATGGAATATTTCAGTGTTTTTCGGTAAAGTAAAACAAGTGTCGGATACCAGCAAGCTGAAAAAAGTAACGAAAGAAGAGCTCGAACAATTTGCGTTCCCGGTGTCACATCAAAAAATCTGGAAGATGGCAGGAGAAGCAGCCGCCATCTCGGCTGCTCCGTAA
- the gsaB gene encoding glutamate-1-semialdehyde aminotransferase, class III aminotransferase (Evidence 2b: Function from indirect experimental evidences (e.g. phenotypes); PubMedId: 15231799, 19930658; Product type e: enzyme), with protein MHTKSIELHNEALQHIVGGVNSPSRSYKAVGGGSPVAMEKASGAYFWDVDGNKYIDYLAAYGPIITGHAHPHITEAIKKAAENGVLYGTPTKHEVTFAKMLKEAIPAMDKVRFVNSGTEAVMTTIRVARAYTGRTKIIKFAGCYHGHSDLVLVAAGSGPSTLGTPDSAGVPKSIANEVITVPFNDIDSYKAALEKWGSEIAAVLVEPIVGNFGIVEPKEGFLEQVNELTHNAGALVIYDEVITAFRFMYGGAQDLLQVKPDLTALGKIIGGGLPIGAYGGKQEIMEQVAPLGPAYQAGTMAGNPASILSGIACLEVLKEKGVYEKLDHLGAMLEEGILKHAETHGITITVNRLKGALTVYFSDEKVENYEQAERSDGETFSTFFKLMLERGINLAPSKYEAWFITTAHTEQDIKDTLTAVEDAFKHLKN; from the coding sequence TTGCATACAAAATCAATTGAACTTCACAATGAGGCATTACAGCACATTGTCGGCGGTGTAAACAGCCCGTCTAGATCATATAAAGCAGTCGGCGGCGGTTCTCCTGTTGCAATGGAGAAAGCAAGCGGCGCTTATTTTTGGGATGTGGACGGCAACAAATACATCGATTATTTAGCGGCGTACGGTCCGATTATTACAGGACATGCCCATCCGCATATTACAGAAGCGATTAAAAAAGCAGCAGAGAACGGTGTATTGTATGGAACACCAACGAAACACGAGGTTACATTTGCAAAAATGCTCAAAGAAGCCATTCCCGCTATGGACAAAGTAAGATTCGTCAATTCGGGTACAGAAGCCGTTATGACGACCATCCGCGTGGCTCGCGCATATACAGGCCGGACAAAAATCATTAAATTTGCGGGCTGCTATCACGGGCATTCGGACCTTGTGCTTGTCGCCGCAGGCTCCGGCCCGTCTACTCTCGGCACACCAGACTCAGCCGGTGTACCGAAAAGCATTGCAAACGAAGTGATCACAGTACCATTTAATGATATCGATAGCTATAAAGCAGCTCTTGAAAAATGGGGCAGTGAAATCGCGGCGGTTCTCGTTGAACCGATTGTCGGCAACTTCGGTATCGTGGAGCCGAAAGAGGGCTTCTTAGAACAAGTAAATGAATTAACACATAATGCAGGGGCTCTCGTTATTTACGATGAAGTCATTACGGCTTTCCGCTTTATGTATGGCGGCGCGCAGGATCTCTTACAGGTGAAACCAGATTTAACAGCACTCGGGAAAATTATCGGCGGCGGACTTCCGATTGGGGCCTATGGCGGCAAACAAGAAATCATGGAGCAGGTAGCTCCGCTAGGGCCTGCTTATCAGGCAGGAACAATGGCAGGGAACCCCGCTTCCATCCTATCAGGCATCGCTTGTCTGGAAGTGCTCAAAGAAAAAGGCGTGTATGAAAAGCTTGATCACCTTGGCGCTATGCTTGAGGAAGGCATTTTGAAGCACGCAGAAACACACGGCATCACCATTACGGTCAACCGGTTAAAAGGTGCGCTCACGGTATACTTCTCTGATGAGAAAGTGGAAAATTACGAGCAGGCTGAACGGAGTGACGGAGAAACATTCTCTACGTTTTTCAAGCTGATGCTGGAACGCGGAATTAATTTAGCACCTTCTAAGTATGAAGCTTGGTTTATTACCACAGCACATACAGAGCAGGATATTAAAGACACGCTTACAGCGGTCGAGGATGCATTTAAACATCTAAAAAACTAG
- the ygaB gene encoding hypothetical protein (Evidence 4: Unknown function but conserved in other organisms), translating into MSQRVCFMEIEMIKGGNVYTFIRLKEEPMTEFEKLVSEQMKTMDKLLDLQSELDRCKQIEAELRHLERDARLRGIQAEIAVKRKHLADIQDMFQKQTEQVIRSYRSSEKPSSFV; encoded by the coding sequence ATGAGTCAAAGGGTTTGCTTTATGGAGATCGAAATGATTAAAGGAGGAAATGTTTATACTTTCATCAGGCTGAAGGAGGAACCGATGACCGAATTTGAAAAGCTGGTAAGTGAACAGATGAAAACGATGGATAAGCTTCTCGATCTCCAATCAGAGCTCGACCGCTGCAAACAAATTGAGGCGGAACTCCGGCATTTGGAAAGGGATGCAAGGCTGCGTGGGATTCAGGCTGAAATTGCGGTAAAACGGAAACACCTTGCCGATATACAGGATATGTTTCAAAAGCAGACAGAGCAGGTCATTCGTTCATATCGCAGCTCAGAAAAGCCGTCTTCCTTTGTGTAG
- the ygaE gene encoding hypothetical protein (Evidence 3: Putative function from multiple computational evidences; Product type m: membrane component), with translation MKLGARIFKTGIAITLALYLASWIGLPAPIFAGIAAIFAIQPSIYRSFLIIIDQVQANIIGAVIATVFGLIFGPSPIMIGLTAVIVITIMLKLKIEHTISIALVTVIAILESAGDDFLMFALIRTSTVILGVLSSFIVNLVFLPPKYETKLIHNTVENTEEIMKWIRLSMRQSTEHSILKEDIEKLKEKMIKLDQTYLLYKEERSYFKKTTYVKSRKLVLFRQAIITANRALDTLKKLHRLENEIYHMPEEFQETLTEELDYLLYWHERILMRFVGKIKPHDDAVEEGIRYKQLLTKSFLKNQQNTDEELIDYNMLNIMASAVEYREQLEHLETLITSFQTYHPKDCEIETEE, from the coding sequence ATGAAACTTGGTGCCCGCATTTTCAAAACCGGGATTGCGATTACACTTGCCCTTTATTTGGCTTCGTGGATCGGGCTTCCCGCGCCGATTTTCGCTGGAATTGCAGCGATATTTGCGATCCAGCCGTCGATTTACCGCTCTTTTCTCATTATTATTGACCAGGTTCAAGCAAATATCATCGGAGCTGTGATTGCCACAGTGTTCGGCCTTATTTTCGGACCCAGCCCGATTATGATCGGGTTAACAGCAGTTATTGTCATTACAATCATGCTGAAACTTAAAATTGAACATACAATTTCAATTGCTCTTGTAACAGTCATTGCGATATTAGAATCTGCCGGTGACGACTTTTTAATGTTCGCGCTGATCAGAACAAGCACAGTCATCTTAGGGGTGCTTTCTTCCTTTATCGTCAACCTTGTGTTTTTGCCTCCTAAGTACGAAACAAAGCTGATTCATAATACCGTCGAAAACACCGAAGAAATTATGAAGTGGATCAGATTGTCCATGCGGCAGTCGACAGAGCATTCGATTTTGAAAGAGGATATTGAAAAACTGAAAGAAAAAATGATCAAGCTTGATCAGACATATCTTCTATATAAAGAAGAAAGAAGTTACTTTAAGAAAACGACTTATGTGAAATCAAGAAAGCTTGTCCTGTTCAGACAGGCCATTATTACTGCAAATCGGGCGCTTGATACATTGAAGAAGCTGCATCGTCTGGAAAACGAGATCTATCATATGCCGGAAGAGTTTCAGGAAACATTGACTGAAGAACTTGATTACCTGCTTTACTGGCACGAGCGGATTTTGATGAGGTTTGTCGGAAAAATCAAGCCGCATGATGACGCGGTTGAAGAAGGCATCCGGTATAAGCAGCTTTTAACAAAGTCATTTTTAAAAAATCAGCAGAATACGGATGAGGAGCTTATTGATTACAACATGCTCAATATTATGGCAAGCGCCGTGGAATATCGCGAGCAGCTTGAACATTTAGAAACACTTATCACAAGTTTTCAAACGTATCATCCGAAAGACTGCGAAATAGAAACAGAAGAGTAA
- the sspE gene encoding small acid-soluble spore protein (gamma-type SASP) (Evidence 1a: Function from experimental evidences in the studied strain; PubMedId: 1744043, 7592342, 9540829, 19542328, 23314362; Product type cp: cell process), with the protein MANSNNFSKTNAQQVRKQNQQSAAGQGQFGTEFASETNAQQVRKQNQQSAGQQGQFGTEFASETDAQQVRQQNQSAEQNKQQNS; encoded by the coding sequence ATGGCTAACTCAAATAACTTCAGCAAAACAAACGCTCAACAAGTTAGAAAACAAAACCAACAATCAGCTGCTGGTCAAGGTCAATTTGGCACTGAATTTGCTAGCGAAACAAACGCTCAGCAAGTCAGAAAACAAAACCAGCAATCAGCTGGACAACAAGGTCAATTCGGCACTGAATTCGCTAGTGAAACTGACGCACAGCAGGTAAGACAGCAAAACCAATCTGCTGAACAAAACAAACAACAAAACAGCTAA